Genomic segment of Pseudomonas sp. CCI4.2:
TGCGGTCGGTCATTTGCTGGAAATCAAGCTCAAAGAGTTTGGCGTGGAAGTCACGGTTGACTCCATTCATCCGGGACCTGTGATCACTCGCTACGAAATTCAGCCCGCCGCCGGGGTCAAGGTCAGCCGTATTTCAAACCTAGCCAAGGATTTGGCCCGCTCGCTGGCGGTGACCAGTGTCCGTGTGGTTGAAGTGATTCCGGGTAAAACCACAGTCGGCATCGAGATTCCCAACGAAGACCGTCAGGTGGTGCGCTTCTCTGAAGTGCTGTCGTCGCCTGAATATGATGACGCCAAGTCGCCCGTCACGTTGGCGCTGGGGCATGACATTGGCGGACGTCCGGTCATCACCGACCTGGCAAAAATGCCGCACTTGTTGGTGGCCGGTACCACGGGCTCCGGTAAGTCGGTGGGGGTCAACGCCATGATCCTGTCGATCCTGTTCAAGTCAGGCCCGGAAGACGCCAAGCTGATCATGATCGACCCGAAAATGCTCGAACTGTCGATCTACGAAGGCATTCCGCATCTTCTGTGCCCGGTGGTCACCGACATGAAAGACGCCGCCAATGCTCTGCGCTGGAGCGTCGCCGAAATGGAGCGGCGCTACAAGCTGATGGCGAACATGGGCGTGCGCAACCTCGCCGGCTTCAACCGCAAGGTGAAGGACGCGGAGGAGGCGGGCACTCCGCTTTTCGACCCGATGTACAAGCGCGAGAGCATTCACGACATCGCGCCGCTGCTGAAAACCCTACCGACCATTGTGGTGGTGGTGGATGAGTTCGCCGACATGATGATGATCGTCGGCAAAAAGGTCGAAGAACTCATTGCACGTATCGCCCAGAAAGCCCGAGCGGCCGGGATCCACTTGATTCTTGCAACGCAACGTCCGTCGGTGGACGTTATCACTGGTCTGATCAAGGCAAACATTCCTACCCGCATGGCGTTCCAAGTGTCGAGCAAGATCGACTCCCGGACCATCATTGATCAAGGCGGCGCGGAACAATTGCTGGGTAACGGCGACATGCTCTACATGCCGCCTGGCACCAGCCTGCCTATTCGCGTGCATGGCGCCTATGTTTCCGACGAAGAGGTTCACCGCGTCGTAGAAGCCTGGAAGCTGCGAGGTACGCCCGATTACAACGAAGAAATCCTGGCGGGCGTTGAAGAGCCCGGCAGCGGCTTTGACGGTGGCAGTGGTGAAGGCGGCGATGATAGCGAAAGCGATGCGCTGTATGACGAGGCGGTTCGCTTCGTTCTCGAAAGCCGCCGCGCTTCTATTTCTGCCGTTCAGCGCAAACTGAAAATTGGCTACAACCGCGCGGCCCGGATGATTGAAACCATGGAGCAGGCCGGCGTTGTGACGTCCATGAACACCAATGGCTCGCGCGAAGTGCTCGCGCCAGCCCCGATGCGCGACTGACCCGGACGGCGTGGTTGTGCGCCGTTCGGACTTTCACTGAATTCAATGAGGAATCCCATGCGCCTTATTCGCATGTTGTTGGTATCTGCACTGGCTTTTTCCGCGGTCTCGGCTCACGCCGACAGCAAGGACGTTGCGCGACTGACCCAGTTGCTTGAAACGTCGAAAACGCTGTCTGCACGCTTCTCTCAACTGACGCTAGACGGCAGTGGCACGCAGTTGCAGGAAACCGCCGGTGACATGTCACTGCAGCGTCCTGGGCTGTTCTACTGGCACACAGACGCGCCCCAGGAGCAGCTGATGGTTTCCAATGGCAAAAAAGTCTCATTGTGGGATCCAGATTTGCAGCAAGTAACCATCAAGACCCTGGACCAGCGCCTGACTCAAACCCCTGCGTTGCTGCTGTCGGGTGACGTCTCGAAAATCAGCGAGAGCTTCGACATCAGCGCCAAAGAAGCGGGCGGCGTGATTGATTTCATTCTCAAGCCGAAGACCAAGGACACGCTGTTCGACAGCCTGCGCCTGTCATTCCGTAACGGCATGATCAACGACATGCAACTGATCGACAGCGTCGGCCAGCGCACTAACATATTGTTCACCGGTGTGAAGGCTAACGAGCCGATCCCGGCCAGCAAGTTCGTGTTCGACATCCCGAAAGGCGCTGACGTCATTCAGGAATAAGAGGTTTCAAGCGCAGCCCATGGACTTGTTTCGAAGCGAACCGATTGCTCAGCCCTTGGCTGCACGCCTGCGCGCAGCCAATCTGGACGAGTACGTCGGACAGCAACACCTGTTGGCCCCCGGCAAGCCTCTGCGTGAGGCGCTGGAACAGGGCGCGCTGCATTCGATGATTTTCTGGGGCCCGCCGGGGGTGGGAAAAACCACCCTGGCGCGATTGCTGGCAAAAGTCTCCGATGCACACTTCGAAACGGTCTCGGCAGTGCTTGCCGGGGTCAAGGAAATCCGTCAAGCCGTCGAAATCGCTAAACAACAGGCCGGACAATATGGCCGTCGCACCATCCTGTTCGTTGACGAAGTACACCGCTTCAACAAGTCACAACAGGACGCGTTTCTGCCCTACGTCGAAGACGGCACCCTGATTTTCATTGGTGCGACCACCGAGAATCCGTCTTTCGAATTGAACAACGCCTTATTGTCCCGTGCGCGAGTCTACGTGCTGAAAAGCCTGGACGAAGCGGCGCTGCACAAGCTGGTGCAGCGCGCCCTGACCGAAGAGCGCGGCTTGGGCAAGCATCAATTGTCCTTGAGCGACGATGGTTTCAAGATGCTCTTGGCCGCCGCCGACGGTGATGGTCGGCGTCTGCTCAATCTTCTGGAAAACGCGTCAGACTTGGCCGAAGACGGCACTGAAATCGGTATTGAGCTGCTGCAAAGCCTGCTCGGGGACAGCCGTCGCCGCTTCGATAAAGGCGGCGAAGCGTTTTACGACCAAATTTCCGCGCTGCATAAGTCGGTTCGTGGCTCAAACCCGGACGCCGCATTGTATTGGTTTGCACGGATGATCGACGGCGGCTGCGACCCGTTGTACCTGGCCCGGCGCGTGGTGCGCATGGCCAGCGAAGACATCGGCAATGCTGACCCGCGCGCGTTGACCCTTTGCTTGTCGGCGTGGGACGTGCAAGAGCGCTTGGGCAGCCCTGAAGGAGAGTTGGCCGTGGCCCAGGCCATCGTTTATCTCGCGTGTGCGCCAAAAAGCAACGCCGTGTACATGGGCTTCAAGGCCGCGATGCGTGAAGCCACTGAGCACGGCTCGCTGGAAGTCCCACTGCATTTGCGTAACGCACCGACCAAACTGATGAAACAGCTCGGTTATGGGGAGGAATATCGGTATGCCCACGATGAACCTGATGCCTATGCCGCTGGCGAAGACTACTTTCCAGACAACCTTGAGCCGCGTCAGTACTACCAGCCCGTCCCGCGAGGTCTTGAGTTGAAGATCGGAGAAAAGCTCAACCATCTGGCGGCGCTAGACAAAGCCAGCCCGCGCAAACGGAGAAAGTAGTGATTCAAATGATTCTTGCGGTGTCCGTAGCCGGCATCGCTGGTACATTATTGCGCTTCGCTACGGGCAACTGGGTCAATGCGAACTGGCCACGCCACTTCTACGCGGCGACAATGGCTGTCAACTTGGTCGGCTGCTTGATCATTGGCATTCTGTACGGGCTGTTCTTGACCCGTCCTGAAGTGCCCATCGAGATTCGAGCTGGCATGATTGTCGGCTTTGTAGGTGGTCTGACGACCTTTTCATCCTTTTCACTGGATACGTTGCGCTTGCTTGAAAGCGGGCAAGTGCCACTGGCCCTGGGCTATGCGGGTATCAGCGTATTCGGCGGGCTACTTGCCACTTGGGCTGGCCTGTCCTTGACCAAACTTTGATAGACGAGAGAACGATATGCTCGATTCAAAACTGTTACGTACCCAACTTCAGGACGTAGCGGATCGCCTGGCGTCCCGTGGTTTCACCCTGGATATCGCCCGCATCGAAGCGCTGGAAGCTCAGCGCAAGACCGTCCAGACCCGTACTGAACAGTTGCAGTCCGAGCGTAATGCCCGATCTAAATCTATCGGCCAGGCTAAACAGCGGGGCGAAGACATCGCTCCACTGATGGCCGATGTGGACCGCATGGCTGATGAATTGGCTGCCGGCAAAATTGAACTGGACGCGATTCAGGTTGATCTGGATTCGATGCTGCTGAGCATGCCGAACCTGCCGCACGAATCGGTGCCGTTGGGCGCTGACGAAAACGACAACGTCGAAGTTCGTCGCTGGGGCACTCCCACTGCATTCGATTTCGAGATTCAGGATCACGTCGCGCTGGGCGAAAAGTTCGGCTGGCTGGACTTTGAAACTGCGGCCAAGCTTTCTGGCGCACGTTTCGCGTTGTTACGTGGCCCGATTGCCCGTATGCACCGCGCCCTTGCGCAGTTCATGATCAATCTGCACGTTACCGACCACGGCTACGAAGAGGCTTACACGCCTTATCTGGTGCAGGCGCCTGCGCTGC
This window contains:
- the ftsK gene encoding DNA translocase FtsK yields the protein MKKSTVATNPIPLWRQQLHYRLKEGALIAIGALCLYLMMALLTYDQSDPGWSHTSNSQQVQNAAGRAGAFSADILFMVLGYFAYIFPLLLAIKTWQIFRQRHEPWQWSGWLFSWRLIGLVFLVLSGAALAHIHFHFTAGLPASSGGALGESLGDLAKNALNIQGSTLLFIALFLFGLTVFTDLSWFKVMDVTGKITLDLFELFQSAANRWWSARTDRKQMVAQLREVDSRVNDVVAPVTADRREQAKAKERLIEREQALSKHMTDREKHVPAVIAPAPAKAPEPSKRVQKEKQTPLFIDSAVEGTLPPISILDPAEVKKLNYSPESLAAVGHLLEIKLKEFGVEVTVDSIHPGPVITRYEIQPAAGVKVSRISNLAKDLARSLAVTSVRVVEVIPGKTTVGIEIPNEDRQVVRFSEVLSSPEYDDAKSPVTLALGHDIGGRPVITDLAKMPHLLVAGTTGSGKSVGVNAMILSILFKSGPEDAKLIMIDPKMLELSIYEGIPHLLCPVVTDMKDAANALRWSVAEMERRYKLMANMGVRNLAGFNRKVKDAEEAGTPLFDPMYKRESIHDIAPLLKTLPTIVVVVDEFADMMMIVGKKVEELIARIAQKARAAGIHLILATQRPSVDVITGLIKANIPTRMAFQVSSKIDSRTIIDQGGAEQLLGNGDMLYMPPGTSLPIRVHGAYVSDEEVHRVVEAWKLRGTPDYNEEILAGVEEPGSGFDGGSGEGGDDSESDALYDEAVRFVLESRRASISAVQRKLKIGYNRAARMIETMEQAGVVTSMNTNGSREVLAPAPMRD
- the lolA gene encoding outer membrane lipoprotein chaperone LolA, which translates into the protein MRLIRMLLVSALAFSAVSAHADSKDVARLTQLLETSKTLSARFSQLTLDGSGTQLQETAGDMSLQRPGLFYWHTDAPQEQLMVSNGKKVSLWDPDLQQVTIKTLDQRLTQTPALLLSGDVSKISESFDISAKEAGGVIDFILKPKTKDTLFDSLRLSFRNGMINDMQLIDSVGQRTNILFTGVKANEPIPASKFVFDIPKGADVIQE
- a CDS encoding replication-associated recombination protein A, which gives rise to MDLFRSEPIAQPLAARLRAANLDEYVGQQHLLAPGKPLREALEQGALHSMIFWGPPGVGKTTLARLLAKVSDAHFETVSAVLAGVKEIRQAVEIAKQQAGQYGRRTILFVDEVHRFNKSQQDAFLPYVEDGTLIFIGATTENPSFELNNALLSRARVYVLKSLDEAALHKLVQRALTEERGLGKHQLSLSDDGFKMLLAAADGDGRRLLNLLENASDLAEDGTEIGIELLQSLLGDSRRRFDKGGEAFYDQISALHKSVRGSNPDAALYWFARMIDGGCDPLYLARRVVRMASEDIGNADPRALTLCLSAWDVQERLGSPEGELAVAQAIVYLACAPKSNAVYMGFKAAMREATEHGSLEVPLHLRNAPTKLMKQLGYGEEYRYAHDEPDAYAAGEDYFPDNLEPRQYYQPVPRGLELKIGEKLNHLAALDKASPRKRRK
- the crcB gene encoding fluoride efflux transporter CrcB — its product is MIQMILAVSVAGIAGTLLRFATGNWVNANWPRHFYAATMAVNLVGCLIIGILYGLFLTRPEVPIEIRAGMIVGFVGGLTTFSSFSLDTLRLLESGQVPLALGYAGISVFGGLLATWAGLSLTKL